A window of Aromatoleum bremense genomic DNA:
CCCCCGGCGACGTGCTGCTGATCGAGGGGTCTTCGCGGATCAGCACGGCGATCAAGTACCTGACGCAATCGACGTGGTCGCACGCCGCGCTCTATGTCGGCGACGCGTTGACCGGCCGTGCGCCATCCGGCCACTGCTTCGTCGAAGCCGACGTTGTCGCCGGCGTGCGCAATGTCGGCATCGAGGCGTTCGCCGGGCTGCACAGCCGGATCTGCCGGCCGAGCGGGCTGACCGACGAGGACTGCCGCAGGGTCGTCGCCTATGCGGTCGAGCGGATCGGCCACCAATCGAACCACCTCTTCCACACCGAGCTCGACGAGAAATTCGCGCCACGCCGCTGGGTCGATCCGCGCTGAACGAGTATCCCGGCGCCCGGCGTCCCGCCGACCGTGGATTGACAGGCGGCGGAACGGGCGCGCCCGCAGACATCTGCTTCCTTTCTTCGAATGCGTGGGACGCCTATTCGGCGAAGGCTTTCGGCCTTCGTGTGCTGTGGTGCAATCGCTTCGGCCAAGCGGCGGAGCGCATCCCGGCCACGCCGGATGGCGAAATCGGCGATCTCTGCGTGCTACCCCCATGTCTCGGCCTCGACGGGGCCACCGTCTCGGGCCGATCGCCCTTGTAAGGGTTGGCGGCCCCGGCCGACTAATGATTACGAGAGCGCTCGCCCCCGCCATCCCCGCAGGAGGATTCGACCATGAAAACATACCCTAGCAGCTTGATCGCAGCCGCCATCAGTGCCGCGCTACTGGCGCCGACGACTGCAGGCGCCGCCGACTCGGCCACGTGGCTGCAGCGGCAGTTCAGTGCGGACCATCGGGATCCCGCCGCCCGGCCCGCCGTAGCGGCGGCGCGAGGCGCACGCGATCCGGACGGCGTCGGCCACGCCTATGCCGAAGCCTGGCTGCGGCGCCAATTCGCCGGTGATACGCTCGTCGTCGCGCGCGGCGACGGCGTCGCCGGCCGGACCGGACCGATCGACATCGATGGGTCGACCGCTCCGCTGTCGGACGCGTGGCTGCGCCACCAATTCACGACCGATCACCCCGGCCCGGAGCGCCTGGAGTGAGCGACGGATTGTCCACGTTACTCGATCCGTCCCCCTGAACAAACGGAACCGGACGCGCCGCGCCCGGTTCCGTCTTTCCATCTTCGGGAGACGTCATGCAGAGATTCCCAAACGCCAGGTTCCGCGCCGTCGTGATCGTGCTTGCCGCTCTGGCATCGCTGCTGGCACCGTTGGCCGGCGCTGCACCGACCAACGGGCTGCGCACGATCGCCACGTCGCATTCGTTCCCGGCGCTGCAGGAACGGCTCGAACGCGCGGTCGAAAAGCACGGCCTCGCGGTCGTCGCGGCCGCGAGCGCGAGCCGCGGCGCCGCCGCGCGCGGCGTCAAGATTCCGGGCAACTCGGTCGTGATGGTGTTCCGCAACGACTACGCGGTGCGGATGCTCGAAGCGAGCGTGCCGGCCGGCATCGAGGCGCCGCTGCGTTACTACGTGACGGAAAATGCCGATGGCACGGCGACGCTGTCGTGGCGCACGCCGACGAGCGTGTTCGGCCCCTACGGCAGCGAGCGGCTCGACGCGCTCGCGCGCGAGCTCGATCCGATCTTCGAAGCGATCGGCCATGACGCCAGCCAATGACGTCAGCCAATAACGCCGCGTCGGCCCCGGCCGCAGCGCGCCTCGGCGGAGCGCTCGCCTGGATCGCGCTCGCGGCGGCGGTCGGCGCCGCGGCGTATGCCGCAAGCGGGCCGCGCCACCTCGCGCTGTATGCGGTTGGAGTGGCGATCGGCGCGGTGCTGCTGCGCAGCGAGTTCGGCTTCACCGGCAGTCTGCGGCGCTTCGTCATCGACCGTGATCGGCGCGCGCTGCGCGCGCCGCTGGCGCTGCTCGGCCTGACGACGCTCGCCCTCGCGCCCGCACTTGCGCAGGGCGAACTGTTCGGCCAGCCGCTCGGCCCGGCCGCCGCGCCGGTCGCGCTGCAGGTCGCCGCCGGCGCGCTGCTCTTCGGCGTCGGCATGCAGCTGGCCGGCGGTTGCGGCTCCGGGACGCTCTTCAGCCTCGGCGGCGGCAACGGCCGCATGCTCGTCGTGATCGTCTTCTTCTGCGCCGGATCGTTCGTGGCGAGCCTGCATATGGGCTGGTGGGCGGCGCTGCCCGCGGCCGAGCCGATCGTGCTCGGCGAGCGCTTCGGCTGGCTGCCGAGCGCCGTGTTCCAACTGGGCGTCATCGGGGCGCTCTGGGTGTGGGCGGGCCGGCGGCAGCAACCTGCGGCGGATCACGAGAAGCATGGCATTTCACGCATGGGGCCGGCACTGGTCGCCCTGGCCTTGCTCAACCTTGCGACCCTGCTGCTCGCCGGCCATCCGTGGACGATCACGTGGGCCTACGCATTGTGGGGCGCCAAGGCGGCGACCTGGGTCGGTTGGGATCCGGCCGGCGCGGCGTTCTGGCAGGCCCCCTTCCAGTCCGCCGCGCTCGCGCGCGGGGTGCTCGACGACGTCACCTCCCTCATGGACATCGGGCTCGTGCTCGGGGCGGGCGGCGCCGCGCTCGCCGCGGGCCGCTGGACACTGCGCTTCGACCGGCGCCCAGGCACAATGCTCGCCGCGGTGCTCGGCGGGGTGCTGATGGGCTACGGCGCGCGCATCGGCTTCGGCTGCACCGTCGGCGCGCTGCTCTCGGGCGTGGCCTCGACCAGCGTTCACGGCTGGCTGTGGCTCGCCGCGGTGCTGCCCGGCACCTGGCTCGGCGGCAGGCTCCGACCCCGGTTCGGGCTTTGACGCGCACCCGTGCAGTGGTGCGCGTGTCGCAATGCGCGGCGCGCTGCCGCGAACGCCAAGGAGATGACGATGAATTCCCGATCTGCCCTGTTCCTCGCGCTGCTGGCCACGCCTCCCGGCGCAGCCTGCGCAGCCCCACAAGTCATCGAGTTGACCCAGGTCGCATGCCAGTTCCTCGAAAGCGAAAATGGCACGAACCGCGGTTTCCGGAGCCGCAAATCGGCCGATTGCGAGGCCATCAATGCGCGCACCGGCGCGCAGCGTCTGGCCGAGGCGAAGGTGCTCCGACTCAAGCCCGGCGCGTATATCTTCCGTGTCAGCAATCGCAACGTGCCCTACGAACTCGGCTTCTGGCTACGCGGTGACGGCCTGGTCGCCCGGGCGCGGCTACCCAGCGTGTCGGGGGGCGGCCTGACCGAGGGCAAGACGCAGGACTACGCGATCGCGCTCGAGCCCGGCGAGTACGTATATTCCTGCCCGCTCAATCCGACGCCGGACTACAAGCTCGTCGTCGCCGAGTAACGCCCGCGTTTCAAGCCGTCTGCGATCGCAGCCGCCGACACGCCGCCGGCGGCGGCTGCACGCCTGGTTCAAGCGGGCCCGACCGAACCGGCTGCCGGCCGGCAGAACGCAGACCTTTCGCCCCGACTGTAAGTTCATGGCCGCCACCGACGACCAAGCACTGCGCACGTTTGCGCCGCCCTTCATCCGACCGGGTTCAAACAATGAAAACCAGCCGACTCGCCCTCCTCGCCGCCATCGTCCTCGCGATCGCGCTGTTCTTCCTGTTCGATCTCGACCACTATTTCAACCTCGACGTCTTCAAGAGCCAGCAGGCCGCGATCGAGGCCTGGCGGGAAGCGCGGCCGGTAGCTGCGGCGCTCGGCTTCTTCGCGCTGTACGTCGCCGTCACCGGCCTGTCGCTGCCCGGCGCCGCGGTCATGACGCTCGTCGCCGGCGCGATCTTCGGCCTGGGCTGGGGCACGCTGATCGTCTCCTTCGCCTCGACGATCGGCGCGACGCTGGCTTTCCTCGTCTCGCGCTTCGTGCTGCGCGACATGGTGCAATCGCGCTTCGGCGACCGCCTTGCGGCAATCAACGCCGGCGTCGCGAAGGACGGCGGCTTCTATCTCTTCACGCTGCGTCTCGTGCCGGCCTTCCCCTTCTTCGTCATCAATCTCCTGATGGGCCTGACGCCGATCCGCACGTGGACCTTCTACTGGGTCAGCCAGGTCGGCATGC
This region includes:
- a CDS encoding YeeE/YedE family protein, which produces MTSANNAASAPAAARLGGALAWIALAAAVGAAAYAASGPRHLALYAVGVAIGAVLLRSEFGFTGSLRRFVIDRDRRALRAPLALLGLTTLALAPALAQGELFGQPLGPAAAPVALQVAAGALLFGVGMQLAGGCGSGTLFSLGGGNGRMLVVIVFFCAGSFVASLHMGWWAALPAAEPIVLGERFGWLPSAVFQLGVIGALWVWAGRRQQPAADHEKHGISRMGPALVALALLNLATLLLAGHPWTITWAYALWGAKAATWVGWDPAGAAFWQAPFQSAALARGVLDDVTSLMDIGLVLGAGGAALAAGRWTLRFDRRPGTMLAAVLGGVLMGYGARIGFGCTVGALLSGVASTSVHGWLWLAAVLPGTWLGGRLRPRFGL
- a CDS encoding DUF302 domain-containing protein → MQRFPNARFRAVVIVLAALASLLAPLAGAAPTNGLRTIATSHSFPALQERLERAVEKHGLAVVAAASASRGAAARGVKIPGNSVVMVFRNDYAVRMLEASVPAGIEAPLRYYVTENADGTATLSWRTPTSVFGPYGSERLDALARELDPIFEAIGHDASQ
- a CDS encoding YiiX/YebB-like N1pC/P60 family cysteine hydrolase: MSTTSPSRRRPTTSLPLCAPGDVLLIEGSSRISTAIKYLTQSTWSHAALYVGDALTGRAPSGHCFVEADVVAGVRNVGIEAFAGLHSRICRPSGLTDEDCRRVVAYAVERIGHQSNHLFHTELDEKFAPRRWVDPR